The following proteins come from a genomic window of Papilio machaon chromosome 7, ilPapMach1.1, whole genome shotgun sequence:
- the LOC106714881 gene encoding transmembrane protein 177, translating to MTTRRPISWFITEKGRKFSFAIVTGTGIALSCARFLPQTFFLEKYIDFVHYYKDGQRVGIARELSSRYDKCLEILKLTDTHRKLIQPFSVFGFDLFHAGSTSSRFGVAIGIPVNFAYNSMDDIKKDNIQVNQKSINWESEVGKKLANALILPDKVQEFAICREILMTNNNKVMFESCYPFMSIFLVYNLCQYLNRKLNLYAAHPVVRSTMYTIVGLFGAGIYFLMKDLTEVHYETNVDQKLCKLGPEYVESGVIFYEKLLQRNQALRELMGKEGERKYTKMGNENYGIRQPHVALIHRKQFFEEKLKENAASEDLENPEE from the exons ATGACTACGCGAAGGCCCATTTCTTGGTTTATAACTGAGAAAGGTCGTAAGTTTTCATTTGCTATCGTCACCGGCACTGGGATAGCACTAAGTTGTGCTAGATTTTTGCCACAAACCTTTTTCCTCGAAAAATACATAGACtttgtacattattataa agATGGGCAGCGAGTTGGAATTGCAAGAGAACTTTCGTCACGCTATGATAAATGCCTCGAAATTCTAAAATTGACAGATACACATAGAAAACTTATCCAACCTTTTAGTGTTTTTggttttgatttatttcatgCAG GCAGTACAAGTTCAAGATTTGGTGTAGCTATTGGAATCCCTGTCAACTTTGCTTACAATTCTATGgatgacattaaaaaagacaatattcag GTGAatcaaaaaagtattaattgGGAGTCTGAAGTTGGAAAAAAACTAGCAAATGCACTCATTCTTCCAGATAAGGTGCAAGAATTTGCTATTTGTAGAGAAATTTTAATGACCAATAATAACAAAGTGATGTTTGAATCATGCTATCCATTTATGTCCATATTTCTTGTTTACAACCTTTGCCAATATTTGAATAGAAAACTTAATCTGTATGCAGCCCATCCTGTAGTTAGAAGTACCATGTATACTATTGTAGGTTTATTTGGAGCAGGAATCTATTTCCTAATGAAAGATCTAACAGAAGTACATTATGAGACAAATGTTGACCAAAAATTGTGTAAACTTGGTCCTGAATATGTTGAAAGTGGAGTAATATTCTATGAGAAACTCCTACAGCGAAATCAAGCACTAAGAGAACTGATGGGAAAAGAAGGAGAACGCAAATACACTAAAATGGGTAATGAAAATTATGGCATAAGACAGCCTCATGTAGCATTGATAcatagaaaacaattttttgaagaaaaactaaaag
- the LOC106714729 gene encoding condensin-2 complex subunit D3, translating to MNEILNKIELLQLYNLSEDWVKAIFNSEFLEFEELPADYENAFQDFEYQKVCLEIMQSIDSWVNSEPINNEEKSWARLSHEIQHEKLLSLLAYYIDYGNKNVINNESRYNALLASRLYYKLLTIPGYKAYHIYHSQLFVNSLVCLSFPKTLCENEENYLNVRELTREVNDTLKTLQIFANDLSMVIKTLQLKPNNMNFEDILSNLVDITGGAIVKKLNVDKVQLGNLTASIYNMIDILVCDSKGSPYPEAVQVLFKCLLPKLVSASTDSRNSNNVVRASYVTYSALLLSKFGKAALPGYIILLQHLCYTLDGLERAEVRTARMSLVLGLMSLLPKKSYKDFIKWILKLSATSKVSHRQIAVEILSKLLNNDPEESVANENLLENQSRSDADSGIQESSVLTTDLEEVSALSPNTVQNVTNGGIINEDLNSSNQQEQDALLEEELSKVLQARSHTAPHAAIVRALYDRVHDVSSTVRMRALALLTDCVDSTHPPVQHAIKKLNGTSEVTRLAALAGRCVCDERAVVRRAAAALAHRLLAAAHTHTPNELAVLISLCRDASIIVRSTAITALGELVTQMPSDELLDAFLTGPMHQLSDPEAKVQDQVVTQIQQILFERMRAHSAIAKEDPLPWMFLAAIVRKNMRRHLQKACTLLHKASKCINNRLIEIIRSHLGNVSSSRDLQCLALLTSSARHLHCEQLDFLLQYFYKLEDDVQKPDIRIVAMTLEMLTLWSRWLSAEDREALRRHLLQKLAAASTAQDDGCRPDRVNLAAHLDPNNLEWASHLMKIAESRAVCGGAGAVAEYVRAADLALVAPDPPSPDLLHSLLQRIQHPGVGGEVQEVSACVVGAGRVCLRSRASAAAAAPPLAALLRDARAPLPARLNALLALTDICIRYACIVEPLLGSISQCVDIGTAPPLRRAAARALTRLLLAGYLRLRTPLYYRYCALLADEEHDVREPAEYYVSSCLTADHIYHHFVDCLLYYNSDEGGGLSFDARQLIYDVMLQRLSAVQKLNVQCRVAREVLQHAADLCDDSDTLPDTLHAALLDTITLLCGPRMKLPKKPQTTGDTADIDDLTERVTSNIVSYKMKRTVAEVLVPAVLRLYAHMRPRGGQLAAYLVRIATDLLADYRQEIEELIQLDEELVQRIRQFQETIGLEPSFGNARNLVTASAPPDPDTPRAPRKRPAHRHHEPHPQPKRALRI from the exons atgaacGAAATCCTGAATAAAATCGAACTATTGCAATTGTATAACCTAAGTGAAGACTGGGtaaaagcaatatttaatTCAGAATTCCTTGAATTTGAAGAACTACCAGCAGATTATGAAAACGCATTTCAAGATTTCGAATACCAAAAGGTGTGTCTCGAGATAATGCAATCTATAGATTCTTGGGTGAACTCAGAACCAATTAATAATGAGGAAAAGTCGTGGGCAAGACTTTCGCACGAAATACAACATGAAAAACTTTTATCACTTCTCGCTTACTATATTGACTATGGgaataaaaacgtaataaataatgagtCTCGTTATAATGCATTGTTGGCCTCacgtttatattataaactactGACTATTCCTGGATATAAAGCTTATCACATATATCATTCCCAACTGTTTGTGAATTCATTGGTTTGTTTGAGTTTTCCTAAAACGTTATGTGAAAATGAAGAAAACTATTTGAATGTTCGTGAATTAACCCGTGAAGTCAATGATACTTTAAAAACCTTACAAATATTTGCTAATGATCTGAGTAtggttattaaaacattacaattaaaacCAAACAATATGAATTTTGAAGATATATTGAGTAATTTAGTTGACATTACTGGTGGagctattgttaaaaaattgaatgtag ATAAGGTTCAGTTGGGAAATTTAACTGCAAGTATTTACAACATGATTGACATCTTAGTTTGTGATTCAAAGGGAAGTCCTTATCCAGAAGCTGTCCAGGTCCTTTTCAAATGTCTTCTGCCTAAGCTTGTATCAGCATCTACCGATTCTCGGAACAGTAAt AATGTTGTGAGAGCATCATATGTAACATACTCAGCACTACTTCTAAGTAAATTTGGTAAAGCTGCATTACCAGGTTACATAATTCTACTGCAACATCTTTGCTATACATTAGACGGACTG gagCGTGCCGAAGTCCGTACAGCTCGTATGTCTCTCGTTCTCGGTCTGATGAGTCTTCTGCCCAAAAAGTCTTATAAGGATTTCATAAAATGGATTCTTAAATTATCAGCCACATCAAAAGTATCACATAGACAAATAGCTGTG gagaTATTAAGTaagcttttaaataatgatcCCGAGGAATCAGTtgcaaatgaaaatttattggaAAATCAAAGCAGAAGTGATGcag ATTCTGGAATACAGGAATCCAGCGTATTGACAACTGACTTAGAAGAGGTCTCCGCACTCAGTCCAAATACTGTTCAAAATGTTACTAATGGAGGAATTATTAATGAAGATCTCAATTCATCT AATCAGCAGGAGCAAGATGCGCTGTTAGAGGAGGAGTTGAGCAAAGTGCTGCAGGCGCGCTCGCACACCGCACCGCACGCGGCCATCGTGCGTGCGCTCTACGACCGCGTGCACGACGTGTCCAGCACGGTGCGCATGCGCGCGCTCGCCCTCCTCACAGACTGCGTCGACAGCACGCACCCGCCTGTACAACACGCTATTAAG AAGCTGAACGGTACAAGCGAGGTGACGCGTCTGGCGGCGCTGGCGGGGCGCTGCGTGTGCGACGAGCGCGCGGTTGTGCGTCGCGCGGCCGCGGCGCTCGCGCACCGCCTGCTCGCCGCTGCGCACACGCACACGCCTAACGAACTTGCC GTTCTTATAAGCCTATGTCGCGACGCGAGTATAATAGTGCGGTCGACGGCCATTACTGCGCTGGGCGAGCTGGTGACGCAGATGCCGAGTGATGAGCTCCTCGATGCCTTCCTCACCGGGCCTATGCACCAGCTCTCCGACCCAGAGGCTAAG GTACAAGATCAAGTAGTGACGCAAATTCAGCAAATCTTATTCGAGCGGATGCGCGCGCACTCCGCCATAGCAAAGGAGGACCCGCTGCCCTGGATGTTCCTCGCGGCCATCGTGCGCAAGAACATGCGCAGACATTTGCAGAAGGCTTGCACGCTACTACACAAAGCATCAAAATGCAtaaa CAACCGTTTGATAGAGATAATAAGAAGTCACTTGGGCAATGTGAGCTCGTCACGTGACCTGCAATGCCTAGCGCTGCTGACCAGCTCGGCTCGGCATCTACACTGCGAACAACTAGACTTTCTCTTGCAATACTTCTACAAGCTAGAAGATGATGTACAG aaacCTGATATCCGTATCGTGGCAATGACGTTGGAAATGCTAACACTGTGGTCGCGCTGGCTGAGCGCGGAGGACCGCGAGGCGCTCCGCCGGCATCTGCTGCAGAAGTTGGCCGCCGCCTCCACTGCACAAGATGATG GTTGCAGACCCGACCGCGTCAATCTAGCGGCTCACTTGGACCCAAATAATTTAGAATGGGCGTCGCATCTTATGAAAATCG CGGAGTCTCGCGCTGTGtgcggcggcgcgggcgcagtCGCGGAGTACGTGCGCGCGGCGGACCTGGCGCTGGTGGCGCCCGACCCGCCCTCGCCGGACCTGCTGCACTCGCTGCTGCAGCGAATTCAACACCCC GGTGTGGGGGGCGAGGTTCAGGAGGTGAGCGCGTGTGTGGTGGGTGCGGGGCGCGTGTGCCTGCGGTCGCGCGCCTCCGCCGCCGCGGCCGCTCCGCCGCTGGCAGCACTGCTGCGCGACGCGCGCGCCCCCCTGCCCGCACGTCTCAACGCACTGCTCGCACTCACAGACATATGCATCAG ATACGCTTGTATCGTTGAGCCGCTGTTGGGGTCTATCAGCCAGTGCGTGGACATCGGCACTGCGCCGCCactgcgccgcgccgccgcgcgCGCGCTCACACGACTCCTGCTCGCCGGGTACCTGCGCCTGCGCACGCCGCTCTACTACCG GTACTGCGCGCTGTTGGCGGACGAGGAGCACGACGTGCGGGAGCCGGCCGAGTACTATGTGAGCAGTTGTCTCACCGCAGACCACATCTACCACCACTTCGTTGACTGCTTGCTCTACTACAACAGCGATGAAG GAGGTGGGCTGTCGTTTGACGCACGGCAGCTGATCTACGACGTGATGCTGCAGCGACTGTCGGCGGTGCAGAAGCTGAACGTGCAGTGTCGAGTGGCGCGCGAGGTGCTGCAACACGCTGCAGATCTGTGCGACGACAGCGACACCCTGCCCGACACGCTGCACGCTGCTCTGCTTGATACCATCACGCTGCTTTGCGGACCCAGGATGAAGTTAccca aaaaaccACAGACTACAGGTGATACAGCGGACATAGACGATCTCACGGAGAGAGTGACAAGCAATATAGTCTCATAT AAAATGAAGCGCACGGTGGCGGAGGTGTTGGTGCCGGCCGTGCTGCGGCTGTACGCGCACATGCGCCCGCGCGGCGGACAGCTCGCCGCATACCTCGTGCGCATCGCCACAGACCTGCTCGCCGACTACCGGCAAGAG ATCGAAGAGTTGATCCAGCTGGACGAGGAGCTGGTGCAGCGCATCCGACAGTTTCAGGAGACGATCGGACTGGAGCCGTCTTTCGGCAACGCGCGCAACCTGGTGACAGCTTCTGCGCCCCCCGACCCCGACACGCCGCGTGCGCCCCGCAAGCGCCCCGCCCACCGGCACCACGAGCCACACCCCCAACCCAAGCGTGCGCTCCGGATATAG
- the LOC106709513 gene encoding ATP-dependent DNA helicase Q5 codes for MDNVTEKLLECFGHRKFKSELQERAVRAIARGVHDVYVSMPTGSGKSLCFQLPAMLQDNKVAIVFSPLLALIKDQIDHLTKFKIQAESINSKMSTKDRERVINDLRSMKPNTRFLYVTPEQAATGTFKSLMEHLVKYKKVSYVVVDEAHCVSEWGHDFRPDYLKLGDLREMYRSIPWVALTATASAEVAKDILSNLKLLQPVAQYKTPSFRKNLYYDVVYQNCIEDEIGDLCEFLKKSLKDDENVKPKDKSAVIVYCRTREQTEELAHMLNKRGLNSLAYHGGLKASERISVQERWSGGECPCVCATLSFGMGVDKATVRAVAHWGLAQNVAAYYQESGRAGRDGKPAFCRIYYCGKERNAVDFLLKAEMARARTPEQKQRCKNAYKSFELMVKYCEEVKCRHKRFADYFGEEGPRCGGRCDVCHDERAVRRALDQHQRRAMSASLQRGGFIAHDAHDAQDAQDLYGNGRMGLRDMASYYDGGESDSSDGESRRVGEETKSLILKEFAERKKRIMDVDRQASDAVNAVNSKCRAAENTVTKVNGLTVASRDSYLSLLIEALNANLASMKDIDEPEKPLKRKDVEQCAIDLEYEAFSNSTVISLYRRAMVKLISSVKACTEHLFPRLKKFEPRMGETLGDFVRDFEAKKQNQYGFITASQLESANMGEKSDTKLLSKADKESKRKANSFKKDPLTQTKLQNFFTQIPSNDVATPGSDESEDENTLIIDENPKSNHNDTTMKIEETNKEATIEDNCTASEDIKCEKENKITKTLSKTFVINITLEGVSSKNSSKDSGGNQNDKKGIKNGNKDVVKESKSPSKIKPIAKRKIKALFGESSDSEVEEKKNDKHNTKRKHKHHKSSKEKKRKLSESSVDKVIKTEKKSVLKESDVFGDLSNSDSEKELVIDEHMEPQDNSNEMTNSNDNSYKKKLSPQTEFDNKTSNDDSVNAGNGDGDRDDKTDREQKISDPQSAKTDDTNLFKAHKLSIEADKVLMELKQFSEMPPEPEPVVNIVPEVTKANEPKSPTTNDKLKDKHKDKHKHRHKSSSKKEIKEKHVEKPKPEDNKKEKKDSEKQTNKISAHVKEPKKSEKVDVAGLVVKLLMPYYKKKKISSRDLFKITARHIVHQLLAIQVTEEAAINVLLKKTFSKEVKIEKESDLPVQIDLSKIL; via the exons ATGGATAACGTAACTGAAAAACTTTTGGAATGTTTTGGTCACCGAAAATTCAAAAGTGAACTTCAAGAACGAGCCGTTCGAGCGATTGCTAGAG gtgtTCATGATGTTTATGTTTCAATGCCAACGGGCTCTGGGAAGTCCCTGTGCTTCCAGTTGCCTGCAATGCTGCAGGATAATAAGGTGGCTATTGTATTCTCACCATTACTGGCACTCATCAAAGATCAGATTGATCActtgacaaaatttaaaatacaagctGAATCAATCAACTCAAAAATGAGCACAAAAGATAGAGAGAGGGTTATCAATGACCTTAGAAGCATGAAACCTAATACTAGATTTTTGTATGTGACCCCTGAACAAGCTGCTACAGGCACATTTAAAAGCCTAATGGAACATCTAGTcaagtataaaaaagtttcttatGTAGTTGTTGATGAGGCTCACTGCGTCAGTGAGTGGGGGCATGATTTTCGGCCTGATTATCTAAAATTGGGTGATCTAAGAGAAATGTACCGGAGTATACCATGGGTAGCTCTCACTGCAACCGCTAGTGCCGAGGTTGCGAAAGATATCCTCTCCAATCTTAAACTATTGCAACCTGTTGCACAATACAAGACGCCAAGTTTTCggaaaaatttgtattatgatGTTGTATATCAAAATTGCATTGAAGATGAAATCGGTGACCTATGTGAATTTCTAAAGAAAAGTTTAAAGGACGATGAGAATGTTAAGcca aaagACAAAAGTGCAGTTATAGTGTACTGTAGAACTCGTGAACAAACTGAGGAATTAGCTCATATGTTGAACAAAAGGGGTCTTAACTCACTGGCATATCATGGAG GTTTAAAGGCATCAGAACGCATATCAGTACAAGAGCGGTGGTCGGGCGGCGAGTGCCCATGCGTGTGCGCGACGCTTTCGTTCGGCATGGGCGTGGACAAGGCCACCGTGCGCGCAGTTGCTCACTGGGGCCTCGCGCAGAATGTCGCTGCTTACTATCAA GAATCAGGTCGTGCTGGTCGCGATGGTAAACCAGCATTTTGTCGCATTTATTATTGTGGAAAGGAACGAAACGCAGTCGACTTCCTTCTCAAAGCGGAGATGGCGCGCGCTCGCACACCTGAACAAAAACAACGCTGCAAAAATGCATACAAGAGCTTTGAACTTATGGTCAAATACTGCGAGGAAGTAAA ATGTCGTCACAAGAGGTTCGCAGACTACTTCGGCGAGGAAGGTCCGCGATGCGGGGGTCGCTGCGACGTGTGCCACGACGAGCGCGCAGTGCGCCGCGCGCTCGACCAGCACCAGCGCCGCGCCATGAGCGCCAGCCTGCAGCGCGGCGGCTTCATCGCGCACGACGCTCACGACGCGCAGGACGCGCAAGATCTATACGGAAATGGACGGATGGGACTCAG AGACATGGCGTCGTACTACGATGGAGGAGAGAGCGACAGCTCTGACGGGGAAAGTCGGCGCGTTGGCGAGGAGACAAAGTCGCTCATACTGAAGGAGTTCGCCGAGAGGAAGAAGCGCATCATGGATGTCGACAGGCAGGCGAGCGACGCCGTCAACGCTGTCAACTCTAAATGCAGGGCCGCTGAGAATACCGTCACAAAA GTGAATGGTCTAACGGTAGCAAGTCGAGATAGCTACCTTTCCCTCTTGATAGAAGCTCTAAACGCCAACTTAGCCAGTATGAAGGATATCGATGAACCGGAGAAACCTTTGAAACGTAAAGACGTGGAGCAGTGCGCCATAGACCTGGAGTACGAGGCCTTCTCTAATAGCACAGTGATAAGCCTCTATAGGAGGGCCATGGTCAAATTG ATTTCATCAGTTAAAGCTTGTACCGAGCACTTATTCCCGAGGTTAAAGAAATTTGAGCCCCGCATGGGGGAGACGCTCGGGGATTTCGTTCGAGACTTTGAAGCGAAGAAACAAAACCAATATGGATTTATAACTGCTAGTCAGCTGGAAAGTG CAAACATGGGTGAAAAAAGCGatacaaaacttttatctAAAGCTGACAAAGAGAGTAAAAGAAAAGCTAATTCTTTCAAAAAAGATCCATTAACTCAAACTAAACTGCAAAACTTTTTTACAcaaataccttcaaacgatGTGGCAACACCTGGCTCCGATGAAAGTGAAGatgaaaatactttaataatagaCGAAAACCCTAAAAGTAATCACAATGATACAACGATGAAGATAGAAGAAACGAATAAAGAAGCAACTATTGAAGACAATTGTACAGCATCCGAGGACATTAAATGTgagaaggaaaataaaataaccaaaaCTTTGTCGAAAActttcgtaataaatataactttggAAGGTGTGTCAAGTAAAAACTCCTCAAAAGACAGCGGCGGTAATCAAAATGATAAGAAAGGCATTAAAAATGGGAACAAAGATGTCGTTAAGGAATCAAAATCACCAAGTAAAATCAAACCTATCgcaaaacgaaaaataaaagcattatTTGGAGAATCTTCCGACAGTGAAGtggaagagaaaaaaaatgataagcacaatactaaaagaaaacataaacatCACAAATCTTCTAAAGAGAAAAAGCGTAAGCTAAGTGAGTCGTCAGtagataaagttataaaaacagaaaagaaatctgttttaaaagaaTCTGATGTATTTGGAGACTTATCTAATAGTGATTCTGAAAAAGAGCTAGTTATTGACGAACATATGGAACCTCAAGATAATAGTAATGAAATGACAAATTCTAATgataatagttataaaaaaaaactttcgcCACAAACTGAATTCGATAACAAAACAAGTAATGATGATTCTGTTAATGCGGGCAACGGAGATGGAGATCGTGACGACAAAACAGACAGAGAACAGAAGATTTCAGATCCTCAGTCAGCTAAAACAGACGACACAAATCTTTTCAAAGCCCACAAACTGAGTATTGAAGCagataaagttttaatggAACTTAAACAGTTTTCCGAAATGCCTCCGGAACCGGAACCTGTTGTAAACATTGTTCCCGAAGTTACTAAAGCCAATGAACCTAAATCACCTACAactaatgataaattaaaagataaacataAAGACAAGCATAAACACAGACATAAATCAAGTtccaaaaaagaaattaaagaaaagcaTGTTGAGAAACCAAAACCAGAagataacaaaaaagaaaaaaaagatagcGAAAAACAAACGAACAAAATATCAGCACATGTCAAAGAACCCAAGAAATCAGAAAAAGTAGATGTAGCTGGTCTGGTTGTTAAATTACTTATGccatattataagaaaaagaaaattagtaGTCGAGACTTGTTTAAGATAACAGCAAGGCATATAGTGCATCAGTTGTTGGCTATACAAGTCACAG aggAAGCAGCTATCAAtgtcttattaaaaaagactTTCTCAAAGgaagttaaaattgaaaaggAAAGTGACTTACCAGTGCAGATAGAtctaagtaaaatattgtaa